One genomic window of Prosthecobacter algae includes the following:
- a CDS encoding class I SAM-dependent methyltransferase: MPTDHRDWYDTPLYYDIIFDADTPREATFLETVWTIFGEKSRTRRLLEPACGSGRLVIEMARRGWDVAGFDGNERMLDFAWERLKKEGLKAHLWPDWMQSFTTPKKDHYDLAHCLVSTFKYLHTEADAIACLQRVCAALKPGGIFVLGLHLSNYTTAKEEHERWKARRDDIEVVCNTHTWPPDRKTRLEALRTRLKISHQGRSHIQETRWQFRTYDVRQMKALLRQVPELELQICYDFTYEVETPRKLDDSYPDIVLVLKRR; the protein is encoded by the coding sequence ATGCCCACTGACCACCGCGACTGGTACGACACCCCGCTATACTACGACATCATCTTCGATGCCGATACCCCGCGCGAGGCCACCTTCCTGGAAACCGTGTGGACCATCTTTGGCGAAAAAAGCCGCACCCGTCGGTTGCTGGAGCCCGCCTGTGGCAGCGGCAGGCTGGTCATCGAAATGGCCCGCCGGGGTTGGGACGTGGCCGGGTTCGATGGCAACGAGCGGATGCTGGACTTTGCCTGGGAACGCCTCAAAAAAGAAGGCCTCAAAGCCCACCTATGGCCAGACTGGATGCAGAGCTTCACCACCCCCAAAAAGGACCATTACGATCTCGCCCATTGCCTCGTCAGCACCTTCAAATACCTGCACACCGAGGCCGATGCCATCGCCTGCCTGCAACGGGTCTGCGCCGCTTTAAAGCCCGGCGGCATCTTCGTTCTAGGGCTGCATCTCAGCAACTACACCACAGCCAAAGAGGAGCACGAACGCTGGAAGGCCAGGCGGGATGACATCGAAGTCGTGTGCAATACCCACACTTGGCCACCGGACCGCAAGACACGCCTGGAAGCCCTGCGCACCAGGCTTAAAATCAGCCACCAGGGCCGCAGCCACATTCAGGAGACCCGCTGGCAGTTCCGCACCTACGACGTCCGCCAAATGAAGGCACTTCTGCGCCAAGTGCCCGAACTTGAACTTCAGATTTGTTATGACTTCACCTATGAAGTCGAGACCCCGCGCAAGCTGGACGACAGCTACCCCGACATCGTGCTCGTGTTGAAACGGCGGTGA
- a CDS encoding FHA domain-containing protein, which translates to MPSTQEFAEIVVDGLPYRLTSAIFKIGRSEANDAIIDEASVSTAHAIISREGGVYGLTDLGSSNGTFINGKKITTAPLHSGDMIAVGGVEILFRNLRPISTPKPPPSQSIQPSSIATSLDSNISDVAGHNPPTNEIAVAIRDTYKHFRELDYNLLFPLRRIFSPSFISKRAVTWVLTFGLFPMLISLCVLFFGLRFEQSAWLIGGYFCYFWAVYFNGLIRPQRPLWKRGLGYFIFTSFVGIPLLLAWKEMPIIADIYLGSESENFIIRAFGFVAGVGVFEETCKALPLLFFSLRRSLPIREGIFLGLMSGLGFALAEVVLYSVNYWQQSAQLSALVITEAVAQSMNTNEFVSRIDSIVPKLGEHYGSTLTIQIVRFIPLPLLHAVWAGTVGWFVAIASERKSSGWPIIVVGIVFMAITHGLYNVFSNGILGLVIAAFSILSFFCYLLHAEEVEPKPSKPEQPVNS; encoded by the coding sequence ATGCCATCGACACAAGAATTTGCTGAAATCGTCGTCGACGGTTTGCCGTATCGCCTAACCTCCGCAATATTCAAAATTGGACGGAGCGAGGCTAATGATGCCATTATCGATGAGGCCTCAGTCTCTACCGCGCACGCCATTATCAGCCGAGAAGGTGGGGTCTATGGCCTTACTGATCTTGGGTCATCCAACGGCACGTTCATAAATGGCAAGAAGATCACCACAGCACCGTTACACAGCGGGGACATGATTGCAGTTGGAGGAGTGGAAATTCTGTTTCGCAATTTGAGACCGATTTCCACGCCGAAGCCTCCACCATCGCAAAGCATTCAGCCCTCATCAATTGCCACGTCTCTTGACTCTAATATCAGTGATGTTGCAGGGCATAACCCGCCCACTAATGAGATTGCCGTTGCTATACGCGATACGTACAAGCATTTCCGCGAATTGGATTATAACCTCCTGTTTCCATTACGCCGAATATTCAGTCCAAGCTTCATTAGCAAACGCGCTGTAACATGGGTTCTTACCTTTGGACTTTTCCCAATGTTAATTTCGCTTTGCGTTCTTTTTTTTGGACTACGTTTCGAACAATCTGCTTGGCTTATCGGCGGATACTTTTGCTATTTTTGGGCTGTCTATTTCAACGGTCTAATTCGGCCCCAACGACCTCTTTGGAAGCGCGGTTTAGGATATTTTATATTTACCTCCTTTGTTGGAATTCCTTTGCTGCTGGCTTGGAAAGAAATGCCTATTATTGCTGATATTTACCTCGGTTCTGAGAGTGAAAATTTCATTATCAGGGCATTCGGATTCGTAGCTGGTGTCGGGGTTTTTGAAGAAACCTGCAAAGCACTTCCATTGTTGTTTTTTTCACTACGTAGATCTCTTCCAATTCGAGAAGGAATTTTTCTGGGGCTCATGTCTGGCCTAGGCTTCGCTTTAGCCGAGGTCGTCCTGTACTCGGTTAACTATTGGCAACAATCCGCTCAACTTAGCGCATTGGTCATTACGGAAGCTGTTGCTCAGTCCATGAATACCAACGAATTTGTATCCAGGATTGATAGTATCGTTCCAAAGCTCGGTGAGCATTACGGAAGCACGCTGACCATTCAAATAGTACGATTTATTCCCCTACCTCTATTGCACGCGGTTTGGGCGGGCACGGTCGGCTGGTTTGTAGCAATTGCGAGCGAGCGCAAATCATCAGGCTGGCCAATCATTGTTGTGGGCATCGTCTTCATGGCAATCACCCATGGTCTTTATAATGTTTTTTCAAATGGCATCCTTGGCCTTGTCATCGCCGCATTTTCAATCCTTTCTTTCTTCTGCTACCTACTACACGCAGAGGAAGTTGAACCTAAACCATCCAAACCTGAGCAACCCGTGAACAGCTAA
- a CDS encoding SGNH/GDSL hydrolase family protein yields MKTYSLLGVVLLGLLFSSVPAKAEHEGKLQVLLVGDSTTEGSIPRKLSPKGPHLEEVIRVLLAAEKDLPPCNVINLGLSGEYVRRLLDSGRYDKQMAKLPGVDYIFIRYGINDYARREKFAENFTKDYAELIGRMRKDHPSAQLVIMTVIPYMDSQKSNEINTLNRKVAVQHRLPLFDIYPRYAQALKDGPNMLNYRRYELKNIPVQYHELVKPFVAENPPKVVVMDNQFDAHFGKLPGWFGDRHPNLAGYHVIGDETAKYLAKMIREKVKK; encoded by the coding sequence ATGAAAACATATTCATTGTTAGGTGTGGTCTTGTTGGGGCTGCTTTTTTCCTCCGTCCCTGCAAAGGCTGAGCATGAGGGGAAACTGCAAGTGCTGCTGGTGGGGGATAGCACAACGGAGGGCAGTATCCCACGCAAGCTCAGCCCTAAAGGGCCTCATTTGGAAGAGGTGATCCGCGTTTTGTTGGCGGCGGAAAAAGACCTGCCGCCATGCAACGTGATCAATCTGGGACTGAGCGGTGAGTATGTCCGCAGGCTGCTGGATTCCGGGCGCTATGACAAGCAGATGGCGAAACTTCCAGGGGTGGATTACATCTTTATCCGGTATGGCATCAACGACTATGCACGGCGTGAAAAGTTCGCCGAGAACTTTACCAAGGACTATGCCGAACTGATCGGAAGGATGCGCAAGGATCACCCGAGTGCCCAACTTGTGATCATGACGGTGATCCCCTACATGGATTCGCAAAAGAGCAATGAGATCAATACCCTCAACCGGAAAGTGGCTGTGCAGCACAGGCTGCCGCTTTTTGACATCTATCCCAGGTATGCGCAGGCCCTGAAGGATGGGCCTAACATGCTGAACTACCGACGCTACGAGCTGAAAAACATCCCCGTCCAGTATCATGAGTTGGTGAAACCTTTCGTGGCTGAGAATCCTCCGAAAGTGGTGGTGATGGATAACCAGTTTGACGCTCATTTTGGCAAGCTGCCAGGCTGGTTTGGCGACCGCCATCCGAACTTGGCAGGGTATCACGTCATTGGCGATGAGACCGCCAAGTATCTGGCCAAGATGATTCGTGAGAAGGTCAAAAAGTAA
- the rpiB gene encoding ribose 5-phosphate isomerase B: MNIAIGSDHAGYRYKQAIIAHLEKTGHSVADFGTHSEESTDYPKFIRPVAEAVAAGKYERGIVLGGSGNGEAIAANRVKGIRCGLCWNLESALLTRQHNDANVLSLGERMMDLETALEIVDLFLSTSFEGGRHLARIQQLDA, translated from the coding sequence ATGAACATCGCCATTGGCTCAGACCACGCTGGCTACCGTTACAAACAAGCCATCATCGCTCATCTGGAGAAAACCGGGCATTCTGTGGCTGACTTCGGCACCCATTCGGAGGAGTCCACCGACTACCCCAAATTCATCCGCCCTGTGGCAGAAGCGGTGGCCGCTGGAAAATACGAACGTGGCATCGTCCTTGGTGGCTCTGGCAACGGAGAGGCCATCGCGGCCAATCGTGTGAAAGGCATCCGCTGCGGTCTTTGTTGGAACCTAGAATCCGCCCTCCTGACCCGGCAGCACAACGACGCCAACGTGCTTTCCCTGGGCGAACGCATGATGGATCTGGAGACAGCTTTGGAGATCGTGGATCTTTTTCTCAGCACCTCCTTTGAAGGAGGCCGCCATCTGGCCCGCATCCAGCAACTGGACGCCTGA
- a CDS encoding sigma-70 family RNA polymerase sigma factor → MSPAEIEQHQRFLRSLTAHEPAVRAYVRRLVPSRADADDVMQEVAIVLWEKFSEFRQGAEFRPWAFGIARFKVLSWLRDKGRDRLVLSEEVVDLIAEETALDETRLERQRRALETCTQKLEPDHKHLLMQAYQPQAQIQQVAATSGRSVTGFYQWLHRIRRLLADCVQRELAKEDAS, encoded by the coding sequence ATGTCACCAGCCGAAATCGAACAGCACCAGCGTTTCCTGCGCAGCCTAACGGCGCATGAACCTGCCGTGCGTGCCTATGTGCGACGATTGGTGCCCTCCCGGGCCGATGCAGATGACGTCATGCAGGAAGTGGCCATCGTGTTGTGGGAAAAATTCAGCGAGTTCCGGCAAGGAGCCGAGTTTCGCCCCTGGGCCTTTGGCATCGCCCGCTTTAAAGTCCTGTCCTGGCTGCGTGACAAAGGCCGCGACCGCCTCGTCCTCAGTGAAGAAGTCGTGGACCTCATCGCCGAAGAAACGGCCCTGGATGAGACCCGGCTGGAGCGCCAGCGCCGCGCGCTGGAGACTTGCACCCAAAAGCTGGAGCCCGACCACAAGCATCTCCTCATGCAGGCGTATCAGCCGCAGGCGCAGATTCAGCAGGTGGCCGCCACCAGCGGACGTTCCGTCACCGGTTTTTATCAGTGGCTGCATCGGATCCGCCGCCTGCTGGCCGACTGTGTTCAGCGTGAATTGGCCAAGGAGGATGCGTCATGA
- a CDS encoding histidine phosphatase family protein, producing the protein MPITRIYLIRHGATILTAEDRFAGATNVPLSDEGRHQASTLSQRLASLHIAAVYASPLDRTMETARILASPHHLEVNPREGLKEISHGHWEQMTRHEVEVQFPEEAAAWDEDPYTFAPEGGESGLAVTARALPALLDIVRHHEGQSVIVVSHKATIRLLLSSLLGFDPRRYRDNLDQDPAALNIVDFKDAVRARLMLFNDTSHYAESSLNKPESAEARLSKWWTH; encoded by the coding sequence ATGCCCATCACACGCATCTACCTCATCCGCCACGGAGCCACCATCCTGACCGCCGAGGACCGTTTTGCCGGAGCCACCAATGTCCCTCTTTCCGATGAAGGTCGCCATCAGGCCTCCACACTTTCCCAACGGCTCGCCTCGCTGCACATCGCCGCCGTTTATGCCTCACCGCTGGACCGCACGATGGAGACCGCACGCATTTTGGCTAGCCCCCATCATTTGGAAGTGAATCCACGTGAGGGACTGAAGGAGATTTCCCACGGTCACTGGGAACAAATGACCCGCCACGAGGTGGAAGTGCAGTTCCCCGAGGAAGCTGCAGCCTGGGATGAAGATCCCTACACCTTCGCGCCAGAAGGCGGCGAAAGCGGCCTGGCCGTCACCGCCCGCGCCCTGCCCGCCTTACTCGACATCGTGCGTCATCACGAAGGGCAGTCCGTGATCGTCGTGTCTCATAAGGCCACCATCCGCCTGCTGCTGAGTTCCCTCCTGGGCTTTGATCCGCGCCGCTACCGGGACAATCTGGACCAAGACCCCGCAGCCCTGAACATCGTCGATTTCAAGGATGCCGTACGCGCTCGTCTCATGCTCTTCAATGACACCTCCCATTACGCTGAAAGCAGCCTCAACAAGCCCGAATCGGCCGAGGCCCGCCTCTCCAAATGGTGGACTCACTGA
- a CDS encoding Gfo/Idh/MocA family protein, which produces MSDSHSFSRRQFLKSAAPLILPAAVLGRAGAVSPNSKIRLACIGVGGQGTTNLKAFLADERVQVVAICDVDGKHRERAMNLAKLTPADCYNDYREVLARKDVDAVMNATPDHWHANVAIEAAKAGKDLFSEKPLGASIAEGRAICRAVSENKRVLQCGTWRRSGLKVRMACELVRNGYIGELKEIQVGVPGTFAIRGGYTGLEGPQEVPPHLDYAMWLGSAPERPYTEGRCHFNFRWIDEYAPGYITDWGAHFVDVAQWGAGMDDTTPTEVEAIEVKRRAQGLYDAPEEYRIEYRYANGLKLSMFSTKDAATYGTKFIGSDGWVFTEAETLKASSLDILRIKMKEGDTRLYVSKHHHRNFIDAMISRERTAAPAEIAQRAATICHLGAISAKLQKGLKFDPKAETFVGDDAANALLMRPMRDAWKI; this is translated from the coding sequence ATGTCTGACAGCCATTCCTTTTCCCGCCGCCAATTTCTGAAAAGCGCCGCGCCGTTGATCCTGCCTGCCGCTGTTTTGGGCCGTGCGGGCGCGGTTTCACCGAATTCAAAGATTCGCCTGGCCTGCATCGGTGTGGGCGGGCAGGGAACGACCAACCTGAAGGCTTTTCTGGCGGATGAACGGGTGCAGGTGGTGGCCATCTGTGATGTGGATGGCAAACACCGCGAACGCGCGATGAATCTGGCCAAGCTGACGCCCGCAGATTGCTACAATGACTACCGCGAAGTGCTGGCGCGCAAGGATGTGGATGCGGTGATGAATGCCACACCCGACCACTGGCATGCAAACGTGGCCATCGAGGCGGCGAAGGCGGGCAAGGATCTGTTTTCTGAAAAGCCTCTGGGTGCCAGCATTGCCGAAGGGCGGGCCATCTGCCGGGCGGTGTCGGAAAACAAACGGGTGCTGCAATGTGGCACCTGGAGACGATCCGGCCTCAAAGTGCGTATGGCCTGTGAACTGGTGCGCAATGGCTACATCGGTGAACTCAAAGAAATCCAGGTGGGTGTGCCCGGGACTTTTGCCATCCGGGGCGGTTACACCGGGCTGGAAGGTCCGCAGGAGGTGCCGCCACATCTGGACTATGCGATGTGGCTGGGCAGTGCTCCTGAGCGCCCCTACACGGAGGGACGCTGTCATTTTAACTTCCGCTGGATTGATGAGTATGCGCCGGGCTACATCACGGACTGGGGTGCCCACTTTGTGGATGTGGCGCAGTGGGGCGCAGGCATGGATGACACCACGCCCACCGAAGTGGAGGCGATTGAGGTAAAACGCCGCGCGCAGGGTCTCTACGATGCCCCGGAGGAGTACCGCATCGAGTATCGTTATGCCAATGGGCTGAAGCTTTCGATGTTCAGCACGAAGGATGCGGCTACTTACGGCACCAAATTCATCGGCAGCGATGGCTGGGTGTTCACGGAGGCGGAGACGCTGAAGGCCAGTTCCCTGGACATTCTGCGCATCAAGATGAAGGAGGGCGACACCCGCCTGTATGTCTCCAAACATCATCACCGTAATTTCATTGATGCGATGATTTCCCGGGAACGCACGGCGGCTCCGGCAGAGATCGCTCAGCGTGCGGCCACGATCTGTCATCTGGGGGCCATCTCTGCTAAGCTGCAAAAGGGCCTGAAATTTGACCCGAAAGCCGAGACCTTTGTCGGGGACGATGCTGCCAATGCCCTGCTGATGCGCCCCATGCGCGATGCCTGGAAGATCTGA
- a CDS encoding N-acyl-D-amino-acid deacylase family protein: MHLPLFLVALLCLPGVASAYDLIIKNARIVDGTGKPAYSGSIGIRHGRITSLGQVEGTAKEELDARGQVVAPGFMDVHTHSEKICELPAAENFLRMGVTTIVTGNCGASRTDVAAFFEEIEKAKVSLHVGTLIGHGAVREQGMGGRFIRAPDAAQLETMKSLVDRGMKDGALGMSTGLIYVPGSFAKTEEILELAKVVAAYDGIYASHMRYETNRIFTALDELTRIAREVKVKTELSHIKLSGPSAWGKAGEVLAYLDKARAEGLRITHDQYAYTASSTGLRQTIPDSALEGTREDFIARLNKPEQKAKIIAGMQEILSRSGRSDYSYAVIARFAADPSLNGLTIPQAAMRVRGADSLEDQIELLLDIEKRGGGSGVFHGMNEEDLRLFLKHPLTMIASDGGPRLLGEDVPHPRSYGNNARILARYVREQKVLSLEEAIRRMTSLPAQTFGIRDRGVIKAGAWADLVIFDPEKVQDISAFDDPHHYAEGFGEVLVDGVPVIRAGKLTEARPGGPLRR, translated from the coding sequence ATGCATCTCCCCCTCTTCCTGGTTGCACTGCTTTGTCTGCCTGGGGTGGCCAGTGCGTATGATCTCATCATCAAAAACGCCCGCATCGTGGATGGCACAGGCAAGCCTGCTTACTCGGGCAGCATCGGCATCCGGCATGGACGCATCACAAGCCTCGGCCAGGTGGAAGGCACAGCGAAAGAGGAGCTTGATGCCCGAGGGCAGGTGGTGGCTCCGGGTTTCATGGACGTGCATACGCACTCTGAAAAGATCTGCGAACTGCCGGCGGCGGAGAATTTTTTGCGCATGGGTGTCACGACGATTGTGACGGGGAACTGTGGGGCTTCGCGCACCGATGTGGCGGCCTTTTTTGAAGAGATCGAAAAGGCCAAGGTGAGCCTGCATGTGGGCACGCTGATCGGCCACGGGGCCGTGAGGGAACAGGGCATGGGAGGCCGGTTCATCCGCGCGCCGGATGCGGCTCAACTGGAGACCATGAAGTCCCTGGTGGACCGAGGCATGAAAGACGGAGCGCTGGGGATGAGCACCGGCCTGATCTATGTGCCCGGCTCCTTTGCCAAGACGGAGGAGATTCTGGAACTGGCCAAGGTGGTGGCGGCCTACGATGGCATCTATGCCAGCCACATGCGCTATGAGACGAACCGCATTTTTACCGCGCTGGATGAGCTGACGCGCATCGCCCGTGAGGTGAAGGTCAAGACGGAGCTTTCTCACATCAAGCTATCTGGACCTAGTGCCTGGGGAAAGGCCGGGGAGGTGCTGGCCTACCTGGACAAAGCGCGGGCCGAGGGGCTGCGAATCACGCACGATCAGTATGCCTACACCGCCTCCAGCACGGGCTTGCGGCAGACGATTCCTGACTCGGCTCTGGAAGGCACTCGCGAGGACTTCATTGCCCGGCTTAACAAGCCTGAGCAGAAGGCGAAGATCATCGCTGGCATGCAGGAGATTTTATCGCGCAGCGGTCGTTCGGATTATAGCTATGCAGTGATCGCCCGCTTTGCTGCGGACCCCTCGCTGAACGGTCTGACGATTCCGCAGGCCGCGATGCGTGTGCGGGGTGCCGACAGTCTGGAAGACCAGATCGAGCTGCTGCTGGACATTGAAAAGCGCGGTGGGGGCAGCGGCGTTTTTCATGGCATGAATGAGGAAGATTTACGCCTTTTCCTGAAACATCCGCTGACCATGATCGCCAGTGACGGCGGGCCGCGCCTGCTGGGCGAGGATGTGCCGCATCCGCGCAGCTATGGCAACAATGCTCGCATCCTGGCCCGCTATGTGCGCGAACAAAAAGTGCTGTCGTTGGAGGAAGCGATCCGCCGCATGACCAGCCTGCCGGCGCAGACCTTTGGGATTCGGGACCGTGGTGTGATCAAAGCCGGGGCCTGGGCGGATCTGGTGATTTTTGATCCTGAAAAGGTTCAGGACATCTCGGCCTTCGATGATCCGCATCACTATGCCGAAGGGTTTGGCGAAGTGCTGGTGGATGGGGTGCCCGTGATCCGGGCGGGGAAACTGACGGAGGCCCGGCCGGGTGGTCCGCTGCGGCGCTAA
- a CDS encoding YiiD C-terminal domain-containing protein, whose translation MNDDLLRETERFLHEQIPLTRAMGVQVESYDGETLVITAPLEPNHNHLGTAFGGSLSAIATLTGYSLLWLMLGDRSSHIVIRESTIRYRRPVRGVIRAICQQPDPTTILDFKTLFAEIGKARMNLQVIIQEEGQTCVEFSGEFVALK comes from the coding sequence ATGAACGATGACCTCCTGCGCGAAACGGAACGCTTCCTCCATGAGCAGATCCCCCTCACCCGGGCGATGGGCGTGCAGGTGGAAAGTTACGATGGCGAAACGCTGGTGATCACCGCGCCCCTGGAGCCGAATCACAATCATCTCGGCACAGCCTTTGGCGGCAGCCTGAGCGCCATTGCCACGCTCACGGGATACAGCTTGCTCTGGCTGATGCTGGGAGATCGCAGTTCCCACATCGTCATTCGGGAAAGCACCATCCGTTACCGACGCCCAGTGCGCGGGGTGATCCGGGCCATCTGCCAACAGCCCGATCCCACCACGATCCTCGATTTTAAAACGCTCTTTGCCGAAATAGGCAAAGCGCGCATGAATCTTCAGGTCATCATCCAGGAAGAAGGTCAGACCTGCGTAGAGTTCAGCGGTGAGTTTGTGGCGCTGAAGTAA
- a CDS encoding metal ABC transporter substrate-binding protein — protein MKTFLSLFFLLSWGLSASAAVKVATLHPILADVARQVGGPHVEVVEVMKAGGDIHHFEPSARDIASMRGAPLVLACGKHLETYLDKLRDSVGSGVKIVEVGRPIPSLLLDPKNEIFVCCPAHAKSSVDPHWWHSAENMKRAARVIASELSAVDPANEAAYEAGAKAAGEKFMQLKSWAQKEISRIPRGDRKLVTAHAAFGYFCKEYGFKTIPMLGIGRSDDISAQYIAQTIQAIRDNKIKAVFPEDQANPKVLSEIVRSTGVKTGEALVADGTSLHAHTFETMLAHNVRVIVAALVPQ, from the coding sequence ATGAAAACTTTCCTCTCTCTCTTTTTTCTGCTGTCCTGGGGGCTCAGTGCCTCGGCTGCTGTGAAGGTGGCCACGCTTCACCCTATTTTGGCGGATGTGGCCCGGCAGGTGGGCGGCCCTCATGTGGAAGTGGTGGAGGTGATGAAAGCGGGAGGTGACATCCATCATTTTGAACCGTCTGCGCGTGATATCGCCTCCATGCGCGGGGCCCCGCTGGTGTTGGCCTGCGGTAAGCATTTGGAGACTTACCTGGACAAGCTGCGGGACAGCGTGGGCAGCGGGGTGAAAATCGTGGAGGTGGGCCGGCCGATCCCTTCCTTGCTGCTGGATCCCAAGAATGAAATCTTTGTGTGCTGCCCGGCCCATGCCAAAAGCAGCGTGGACCCTCACTGGTGGCACAGTGCCGAAAACATGAAGCGGGCCGCCCGTGTCATCGCCAGTGAACTGAGTGCAGTGGATCCTGCCAATGAAGCGGCCTATGAGGCCGGGGCCAAGGCCGCAGGAGAGAAGTTCATGCAGCTCAAGAGTTGGGCGCAAAAGGAGATTTCGCGCATTCCTCGCGGGGATCGCAAGCTGGTGACCGCGCATGCTGCTTTCGGCTATTTTTGCAAGGAGTATGGATTTAAGACCATCCCCATGCTGGGCATCGGCCGCAGTGATGACATCTCGGCCCAATACATCGCGCAGACGATCCAGGCGATCCGTGACAACAAGATCAAGGCGGTGTTTCCAGAAGACCAAGCCAACCCTAAAGTGCTTTCCGAAATCGTGCGCAGCACTGGGGTGAAGACGGGCGAAGCCTTGGTGGCTGATGGCACCTCTCTCCATGCCCATACCTTTGAGACCATGCTGGCCCACAACGTTCGGGTTATCGTGGCGGCGTTGGTTCCTCAATAA
- the wrbA gene encoding NAD(P)H:quinone oxidoreductase encodes MSKLLVLYYSTYGHIETMANAIAEGARSVDGVEVTLKRVPETMPPDVAAKAGAKLDQSAPVATPAELADYDAIIFGTPTRFGNMAAQMRNFLDQTGGLWMKGALIGKVGSVFTSTGTGGGNESTILTTIPTLLHHGMIYVGLPYSAPELTDISEVRGGSPYGAATIAGADGSRQPSEKELSLARFQGKHVAGIAAKLTA; translated from the coding sequence ATGTCCAAGCTCCTCGTCCTCTATTACTCCACTTATGGTCACATCGAAACCATGGCCAATGCCATCGCCGAAGGGGCGCGCTCGGTTGACGGTGTGGAAGTCACTCTGAAGCGCGTCCCTGAAACCATGCCGCCCGACGTGGCCGCTAAGGCTGGTGCCAAGCTGGACCAGAGTGCTCCGGTGGCCACACCTGCAGAACTGGCAGATTACGATGCCATCATTTTTGGCACCCCCACCCGTTTTGGCAACATGGCAGCTCAGATGCGCAATTTCCTAGATCAAACTGGCGGCCTGTGGATGAAAGGGGCCCTCATCGGCAAGGTAGGCAGTGTCTTCACCAGCACGGGTACGGGCGGTGGCAATGAGTCCACAATCCTCACCACAATTCCCACCCTCCTGCATCATGGCATGATCTACGTAGGCCTCCCGTATTCAGCGCCTGAACTCACGGACATCAGTGAAGTGCGTGGTGGCAGCCCTTACGGCGCAGCCACCATTGCTGGGGCCGATGGTTCCCGGCAACCCAGTGAAAAGGAGCTGTCTTTGGCCCGCTTTCAGGGCAAACACGTGGCTGGGATTGCAGCCAAGCTGACAGCCTGA
- a CDS encoding alpha/beta hydrolase: MNTINASTAPVLDSAAQSFLDTLVAQGGPAIYERSVPDARDVLTGAQAGPVAKLPVDIKELTIPAGPSGQVSLRIVRPQGSQGVLPGVLYFHGGGWVLGDQNTHDRLVREIAHGAQAAVIFVNYTPSPEARYPVAIEEAYAALKWVAENAHSIQIDPNRLAVAGDSVGGNMAAAVTLLAKERQGPALRYQVLFYPVTDANFDTASYHQFEEGYFLTREAMKWFWNHYAPDHAVRDEITASPLRATTEQLRGLPPALVITGEADVLRDEGEAYARKLIEAGVSVTSSRYLGIIHDFVMLNVLTETPAARAAIAQANDLLRKALA, translated from the coding sequence ATGAACACCATCAACGCTTCCACAGCCCCCGTTCTCGACTCTGCCGCACAGTCCTTTCTCGACACCCTAGTTGCCCAGGGTGGGCCCGCCATCTATGAACGCTCCGTCCCCGATGCCCGTGATGTGCTGACTGGAGCGCAAGCAGGTCCGGTGGCGAAGCTCCCCGTGGACATCAAAGAACTCACCATTCCCGCCGGCCCCAGCGGACAAGTTTCTCTACGCATCGTGCGTCCTCAGGGAAGCCAGGGGGTGCTTCCAGGTGTGCTGTATTTCCACGGCGGAGGCTGGGTGCTGGGCGACCAAAATACTCATGATCGTCTCGTCCGGGAAATCGCCCACGGAGCCCAGGCCGCCGTGATCTTTGTCAACTACACTCCTTCGCCGGAAGCACGCTACCCCGTGGCCATTGAGGAAGCCTACGCAGCCCTGAAATGGGTGGCCGAAAACGCTCACAGCATTCAGATTGACCCGAACCGTCTTGCGGTAGCTGGGGATAGCGTCGGCGGTAACATGGCCGCCGCCGTGACCTTGCTGGCCAAAGAACGTCAAGGCCCCGCCCTGCGTTACCAGGTGCTGTTTTATCCTGTGACGGATGCGAACTTTGACACGGCCTCCTATCACCAGTTTGAGGAAGGTTACTTCCTCACTCGAGAGGCCATGAAGTGGTTCTGGAATCATTACGCTCCCGACCATGCCGTGCGTGATGAGATCACCGCCTCTCCTCTGCGAGCGACCACTGAACAGCTTCGCGGCCTGCCCCCGGCTCTGGTGATCACGGGTGAGGCCGATGTACTGCGCGATGAGGGCGAAGCCTATGCCCGCAAGCTGATCGAGGCCGGAGTCAGCGTCACCTCCAGCCGCTACCTCGGCATCATCCATGACTTCGTGATGTTGAATGTCCTCACGGAAACCCCTGCCGCCCGCGCCGCCATCGCCCAAGCGAATGACCTGCTTCGCAAGGCTCTTGCGTGA